One genomic window of Deltaproteobacteria bacterium includes the following:
- a CDS encoding glutathione-dependent formaldehyde dehydrogenase, with protein sequence MRALSYFGPNKVKVVRKPDPRIEHSNDAILKVTRSAICGSDLHLLHGLVPDTRVGCTFGHEFTGTVEEIGSSVKNLRRGDRVVVPFNISCGICFYCSRGLSANCENTNPNSDVASGVFGYSHTTGGYDGGQAEYVRVPFADVGPMKIPDDMEEEEVLFLSDILPTGYQAAEMGEIKGGETVVVFGCGPVGLFAMKSAWLLGAGRVVAVDHVDYRLDFARRYAGVETVNFKKVPDIVSYLKDQFEGRGPDVAIDAVGMEAEGSKLHRVLGMSFMQAGVPVAINWAIQTVRKGGNVSIIGVYGPPWNLVDIGTAMNKGITLRMNQCNVRRYMPHLLKHIREGRIDAKGIITHRFPLSAAPKAYKTFSDKRDGCVKCVLTPAA encoded by the coding sequence ATGCGCGCGCTCAGCTATTTCGGACCGAACAAGGTCAAGGTCGTCCGCAAGCCCGACCCGCGGATCGAGCACTCCAACGACGCCATCCTCAAGGTGACCCGCAGCGCGATCTGCGGCTCCGACCTGCATCTGCTCCACGGGCTCGTGCCCGACACCCGCGTAGGCTGCACGTTCGGGCACGAATTCACCGGTACGGTCGAGGAGATCGGCTCCTCGGTGAAGAACCTGCGCCGCGGCGACCGCGTGGTCGTCCCCTTCAACATCTCCTGCGGCATCTGCTTCTATTGCTCGCGCGGATTGTCCGCCAATTGCGAGAACACGAACCCGAACAGCGACGTCGCCAGCGGCGTCTTCGGCTACTCGCACACGACCGGCGGCTACGACGGCGGCCAGGCCGAATACGTGCGCGTTCCGTTCGCGGACGTCGGGCCGATGAAGATTCCCGACGACATGGAAGAGGAGGAAGTGCTCTTCCTCAGCGACATCCTTCCCACCGGCTACCAGGCCGCGGAGATGGGCGAGATCAAGGGCGGCGAGACCGTGGTGGTCTTCGGCTGCGGGCCGGTGGGGCTGTTCGCGATGAAGTCGGCGTGGCTCCTCGGCGCCGGCCGCGTGGTCGCCGTCGACCACGTCGACTACCGCCTCGACTTCGCGCGCCGCTACGCCGGCGTGGAGACGGTGAACTTCAAGAAGGTCCCGGACATCGTCAGCTACCTGAAGGACCAGTTCGAGGGTCGCGGTCCTGACGTCGCCATCGACGCGGTCGGAATGGAAGCGGAAGGCAGCAAGCTGCACCGCGTGCTCGGAATGAGCTTCATGCAGGCCGGCGTCCCCGTGGCCATCAACTGGGCCATCCAGACCGTCCGCAAGGGCGGCAACGTGTCGATCATCGGCGTCTACGGCCCGCCCTGGAACCTCGTGGACATCGGCACGGCGATGAACAAGGGCATCACGCTGCGGATGAACCAGTGCAACGTCCGCCGCTACATGCCGCACTTGCTGAAGCACATCCGCGAGGGCCGCATCGACGCGAAGGGGATCATCACGCACCGCTTCCCGCTCTCCGCGGCGCCCAAGGCTTACAAGACATTCTCGGACAAGAGGGACGGCTGCGTGAAGTGCGTGCTCACGCCCGCCGCCTAG